A region from the Meiothermus sp. Pnk-1 genome encodes:
- a CDS encoding PP2C family serine/threonine-protein phosphatase — MRLSHLEIATVSNVGRRRRNNEDFHRVAVYPTPRGNLVLAAVADGMGGSEAGEWASKLAIEGLTEAVRAYAAQLDSGRPAVPLERVMDKAFRLAQHRILQEGERVPERKGMGTTLTAMLLTEWNKSGVIGHVGDTRAYCRSKGRWQQLTADHSWVAQQVREGLLTPHQAETHPWRHMLTQALGLAEVHYDLLSISLAPDETLVLATDGLYNLVLPEEWQTTLDLQSSVEHWVRLALERGGTDNITAVAARWR; from the coding sequence ATGCGGTTATCACACCTGGAAATCGCCACCGTTTCCAACGTCGGACGGCGGCGGCGCAACAACGAGGACTTCCACCGGGTGGCGGTGTATCCGACACCTCGGGGCAACTTGGTGTTGGCGGCTGTGGCGGATGGGATGGGCGGCTCGGAGGCTGGAGAGTGGGCCAGCAAGCTGGCCATCGAGGGGCTCACCGAGGCGGTGCGGGCCTATGCGGCCCAGCTCGACAGCGGCAGGCCGGCGGTCCCGCTCGAGCGTGTGATGGATAAGGCTTTTCGCTTGGCCCAGCATCGTATCCTGCAAGAAGGAGAACGCGTGCCCGAGCGCAAGGGCATGGGAACTACGCTCACCGCCATGTTGCTGACCGAGTGGAACAAAAGCGGGGTGATCGGCCATGTGGGCGATACCCGGGCCTACTGCCGCAGCAAAGGCCGCTGGCAACAACTCACCGCCGACCACTCCTGGGTGGCCCAACAGGTCCGGGAAGGCCTCCTAACCCCGCACCAGGCCGAGACCCACCCCTGGCGGCACATGCTGACCCAGGCGTTGGGGCTTGCTGAGGTGCACTACGACCTGCTGAGCATCAGCCTGGCCCCCGACGAGACCCTGGTGCTCGCCACCGATGGGCTTTATAACTTGGTTTTACCCGAAGAGTGGCAGACCACGTTGGATTTGCAGTCCTCCGTGGAACACTGGGTGCGCTTGGCCCTTGAGCGGGGCGGCACCGACAACATCACGGCGGTAGCGGCGAGGTGGCGATGA
- a CDS encoding MFS transporter translates to MVGIFQQPAFLRLFLSNLVSQVGNKVHRIALLALVNETYGLVWTGVLISAQLFSRVILGPLLGPFVDRNDRRLIMLYSDLLCMALVALIPLLGIRSLGALIALTVLVAATDALRYPALNSAVADLVPEASLDQANSLLLLTNRVAEIGFVALGGLLVAGVGFAPAFYIDAFSYLVSALYLLRLPALKPKPSPRRRYLTALLEGFRPLWHNRTLRYSVLSITIAALFGSAEAVLGYVLAVRVLGIGVQGFGVIEALTAAGALVGFLWVPHITRRMARERLFLLALMVFGFVYASMGAFPYPIWVGMASFLFGVANAGFIVPMRSILQIAAPPDQRGRILGTFISLTDAAQIGGATLGATLAAMLGITEAIVFCGLAVTALALTVTLLGGIPEASTAPTAAKT, encoded by the coding sequence ATGGTGGGGATTTTCCAGCAACCGGCCTTTTTGCGCCTGTTTTTATCCAACCTGGTTTCCCAGGTGGGCAATAAAGTACACCGTATTGCTCTTTTAGCCCTGGTTAACGAGACGTACGGGTTGGTCTGGACGGGGGTCCTCATCTCTGCCCAGCTGTTCTCCCGGGTCATCCTGGGACCGCTGTTGGGTCCTTTCGTCGACCGCAACGACCGCCGCCTGATCATGCTGTACTCGGACCTCCTCTGCATGGCTCTGGTGGCACTGATTCCGCTGCTAGGGATTCGCTCGCTGGGGGCTTTGATCGCGCTGACCGTGCTGGTTGCGGCCACCGATGCCCTGCGCTACCCGGCCCTCAACAGCGCAGTGGCCGACCTAGTTCCCGAAGCTTCGCTGGATCAGGCCAATAGTCTCCTGCTCCTGACCAACCGCGTGGCGGAGATCGGCTTCGTGGCCCTGGGGGGGCTGCTGGTGGCGGGGGTGGGCTTCGCCCCGGCCTTTTATATCGACGCCTTCTCCTACCTGGTCTCGGCTTTATACTTGCTGCGGCTTCCGGCCCTCAAACCCAAACCAAGCCCCCGCCGCCGCTACCTCACCGCTCTGCTCGAGGGCTTCCGGCCCCTCTGGCACAACCGCACCTTGCGCTATAGCGTGCTCAGCATCACCATAGCGGCCCTCTTTGGCTCCGCCGAAGCCGTGCTGGGCTACGTGCTGGCGGTCAGGGTACTGGGGATCGGGGTGCAGGGGTTTGGGGTGATAGAAGCCCTGACCGCCGCCGGGGCCTTGGTGGGCTTCTTATGGGTGCCGCACATCACCCGCCGGATGGCTCGAGAGCGGCTGTTCCTACTGGCCTTGATGGTCTTTGGTTTCGTCTATGCCTCCATGGGGGCTTTCCCCTACCCCATCTGGGTGGGGATGGCCAGCTTTCTCTTTGGGGTGGCGAACGCCGGGTTTATCGTCCCGATGCGAAGCATCTTGCAGATTGCTGCCCCCCCAGATCAGCGTGGGCGCATCTTGGGCACCTTTATCAGCCTGACAGACGCAGCCCAGATCGGGGGGGCTACCCTGGGCGCGACCCTAGCCGCCATGTTGGGCATCACGGAGGCCATAGTATTTTGCGGCCTGGCCGTGACCGCGTTGGCGCTAACGGTCACGCTGCTGGGGGGGATTCCCGAAGCCAGCACCGCTCCGACCGCAGCAAAAACGTGA
- a CDS encoding YbaB/EbfC family nucleoid-associated protein, with protein sequence MNLQKLMKEAQKAQRKAAEVQERLATMTVVGSAAGLVEVTANGHGQIQAVKLKPEAVDPSDLEALEDLLLVAIQDAQQKAHELSEKEMGRELGGIGSMLGGML encoded by the coding sequence ATGAACCTACAGAAGTTGATGAAAGAGGCCCAGAAGGCCCAACGAAAAGCCGCCGAGGTGCAGGAAAGGCTCGCAACGATGACCGTGGTAGGAAGCGCCGCAGGCTTAGTGGAAGTCACCGCCAACGGCCACGGCCAGATCCAAGCGGTGAAGCTCAAACCCGAAGCGGTGGATCCATCGGATCTCGAGGCCCTCGAGGATCTCCTCCTGGTAGCGATTCAAGACGCCCAACAAAAAGCTCACGAACTTTCCGAAAAAGAGATGGGCCGCGAGCTGGGAGGGATCGGCTCGATGTTAGGGGGAATGCTCTAA
- the thrC gene encoding threonine synthase, giving the protein MVRYFSTRDPHKTPLSFAEALLKGLAPDGGLYLPDRIPTLSPSTWLEASSLAEVGVKVLGAWLEEEIPAADLEPIVRDALNFPCPLVPLSDGVYVLELFHGPTLSFKDFGARTMARLMQYFLARRGERRIILVATSGDTGSAVADGFAGQDNIEVVLLYPKGKVSEVQERQLIVRRRGVRSFAVEGSFDDCQRMVKEAFVDPQLSHLPLSSANSINIGRLLPQTLYYLWAARQLGGGAVNFCVPSGNLGNLTGGVLAALMGQPVPRFLAAHNANHFFPDFLAGRAEAYQFHPTLATLSNAMDVGAPSNFERLYTLLGADRLRAWVWGTVVLDDATLGRMRQTHAQHGYVACPHTAVGLEAVARYRAAGADPTPIITLSTAHPAKFPHAVAQALGLAAPKEAALEELWGREVAVETIPPTVEALKQHLL; this is encoded by the coding sequence ATGGTTCGCTACTTCAGCACCCGTGACCCCCACAAAACCCCCCTCTCCTTCGCCGAGGCCCTGCTCAAAGGGCTCGCGCCGGACGGGGGGCTGTACCTCCCGGACCGGATTCCCACCCTCAGCCCGAGCACCTGGCTCGAGGCGAGCTCCCTCGCAGAAGTCGGGGTGAAGGTGCTGGGAGCGTGGCTGGAAGAAGAGATCCCTGCGGCGGACCTCGAGCCCATCGTCCGTGACGCGCTAAACTTCCCTTGCCCGCTCGTCCCGCTCTCGGATGGGGTGTACGTGCTCGAGCTGTTCCACGGCCCCACCCTCTCCTTCAAAGACTTCGGGGCGCGCACCATGGCCCGGCTGATGCAGTACTTCCTGGCCCGCCGGGGCGAGCGGCGGATCATCCTGGTCGCCACCTCGGGCGACACCGGCAGCGCCGTGGCGGATGGCTTTGCCGGCCAGGACAACATCGAGGTGGTCCTGCTCTACCCCAAGGGCAAAGTGAGCGAGGTGCAGGAGCGCCAGCTCATCGTGCGGCGAAGGGGAGTGCGGAGCTTCGCGGTGGAGGGCAGCTTTGACGACTGCCAGCGCATGGTGAAAGAAGCCTTCGTAGACCCCCAGCTCTCGCACCTGCCGCTCTCGAGCGCCAACTCTATCAACATCGGGCGGCTCCTACCGCAAACGCTCTACTACCTGTGGGCGGCCCGACAACTGGGGGGCGGCGCGGTCAACTTTTGCGTTCCTAGCGGCAACCTCGGCAACCTCACGGGGGGCGTTCTGGCCGCTTTGATGGGGCAGCCGGTCCCCCGCTTCCTCGCCGCGCATAACGCCAACCACTTCTTTCCCGACTTCCTGGCGGGCCGGGCAGAGGCCTACCAATTCCATCCCACCCTCGCCACCCTCTCCAACGCCATGGACGTGGGCGCGCCCAGCAACTTCGAGCGCCTTTACACCCTGTTGGGAGCGGACAGGCTGCGCGCGTGGGTCTGGGGGACGGTGGTCTTGGATGACGCGACGCTAGGCCGGATGCGGCAAACCCATGCGCAGCATGGCTATGTAGCCTGCCCCCACACCGCGGTAGGGCTCGAGGCCGTGGCCCGCTACCGCGCCGCCGGCGCCGACCCCACCCCTATCATCACCCTCTCCACCGCGCACCCCGCCAAGTTCCCGCACGCCGTCGCCCAGGCTCTCGGCCTCGCGGCCCCCAAGGAAGCCGCGCTCGAGGAGCTGTGGGGGCGCGAGGTCGCGGTGGAAACGATCCCCCCAACGGTGGAGGCGCTCAAACAGCACCTGCTATAA
- the recR gene encoding recombination mediator RecR, with product MRYPERLLKLVRALAVLPGVGPKTAQKLGLHLVMQPDAAQELLAALDAARALHPCPICGNLAEDELCPICADEHRERSLVCVVESVGDLMALERSGEYGGLYHVLGGALNPLEGIGPEQLNLGSLYKRLEPENPEALGAKVEEVILATSMTVEGEATAAYLADALKERGIKATRLAYGLPAGGSLEYADEVTLARALENRRGLGE from the coding sequence ATGCGCTACCCTGAACGGTTACTCAAATTGGTGCGGGCCCTGGCGGTATTGCCCGGCGTAGGTCCCAAGACCGCGCAAAAGCTGGGGCTACACCTGGTGATGCAGCCAGACGCAGCCCAGGAACTCCTGGCGGCCCTAGATGCGGCTCGAGCGTTGCACCCCTGTCCGATCTGCGGCAACCTGGCCGAAGACGAGCTCTGCCCGATCTGCGCCGACGAGCACCGCGAGCGCAGTCTGGTCTGTGTGGTAGAGAGCGTAGGGGACCTGATGGCCCTCGAGCGGAGCGGGGAGTACGGCGGGCTCTACCACGTCCTGGGCGGGGCCCTGAACCCCCTCGAGGGTATTGGCCCCGAACAGCTCAACCTGGGAAGTTTGTACAAGCGGCTCGAGCCGGAGAACCCTGAAGCCCTGGGGGCTAAGGTCGAAGAGGTCATCCTCGCCACTTCAATGACCGTGGAGGGCGAGGCCACCGCCGCCTACCTGGCTGATGCGCTCAAGGAACGGGGAATCAAAGCCACCCGGCTGGCCTACGGCTTGCCAGCGGGGGGAAGCCTCGAGTATGCCGACGAGGTGACGCTGGCTCGAGCCCTGGAAAACCGCCGGGGCCTTGGCGAGTAA
- a CDS encoding homoserine dehydrogenase → MERVNIVLLGAGTVGSAFAQLLARHHERFKGLGVEPRLSRVLVRDASRRREGIPSERLTDRPEGLLEEADVLVEVMGGTGLARRLVLQALEQGIPVITANKALLAEAWGELRPYADEGLLYYEASVMAATPVVSALSGVLWGSHLLELHAILNGTTNYILGRLEGGATYAEALAEAQAKGYAEADPTLDVEGLDAAHKLTVLARLCADPDYPWEEVRAHTRGITHLTPTDLENARQQGQTIRLVGSLYPENGRWKAVVRPVRLPLEHPLARAGSARNGLVFRGDACGELVFSGAGAGGAATASAVLGDLYQLLMGVPGHAPISAKAPVPDYPAERLEEV, encoded by the coding sequence GAACGGGTAAACATCGTCTTGCTCGGCGCGGGCACCGTGGGCAGCGCCTTCGCGCAGCTTTTGGCCCGGCACCACGAGCGGTTTAAGGGCTTGGGGGTCGAGCCAAGGCTCAGCCGGGTGTTGGTGCGCGATGCTTCCAGGAGGCGAGAGGGGATCCCTTCGGAACGCCTCACCGACCGACCGGAGGGCCTCCTCGAGGAAGCCGATGTGCTGGTGGAGGTGATGGGCGGTACCGGCCTCGCCCGGCGCTTGGTGTTACAAGCCCTGGAGCAGGGCATCCCGGTGATCACCGCCAACAAAGCCTTGCTCGCCGAGGCCTGGGGGGAACTCCGCCCCTACGCCGACGAGGGGCTGCTGTACTACGAAGCTAGCGTGATGGCCGCCACCCCGGTGGTCTCGGCCCTCTCAGGGGTCTTGTGGGGAAGCCATTTGCTCGAGCTGCACGCCATATTGAACGGCACCACCAACTACATCCTGGGCCGGCTCGAGGGGGGCGCCACCTATGCTGAGGCCCTGGCCGAGGCCCAGGCCAAGGGCTACGCCGAAGCCGATCCCACCCTAGACGTGGAGGGCCTCGACGCGGCGCACAAGCTTACTGTGCTGGCCCGGCTCTGCGCCGACCCCGACTACCCCTGGGAAGAGGTGCGAGCCCATACGCGGGGCATCACCCACCTCACCCCCACCGACCTGGAAAACGCCCGTCAGCAGGGGCAGACCATACGCTTGGTCGGAAGCCTCTACCCCGAAAACGGAAGGTGGAAAGCGGTGGTGCGCCCGGTGCGGCTGCCGCTCGAGCACCCCCTGGCCCGCGCCGGGAGTGCCCGCAACGGCCTGGTCTTCCGGGGGGACGCTTGCGGTGAGCTGGTCTTTAGCGGGGCCGGAGCCGGAGGAGCCGCCACCGCCAGCGCCGTGTTGGGGGATCTATACCAACTTTTGATGGGCGTTCCCGGCCACGCCCCCATCTCGGCTAAAGCCCCGGTTCCCGATTACCCGGCAGAACGGCTCGAGGAAGTCTGA
- the lepB gene encoding signal peptidase I — protein sequence MQQPIANNPPAGKPSFARYLWQAWLRPTAEALLLALLITTFAFTAVGIVGTSDLPNLHPGERVVVLKYQTWLHRFGIGSFKRGDLVVVKPPLTDPYAIQPLPLLGQLGFNFRPFFIKRIVALPGDRIRMEQGELFINGVAVNESHTLPYWRSLGQLDTISDRANSDAWPFRQGQTGEYVVPQGMYFVMGDNRSYGGSEDSRAFGPVALDQIGGKANFVLWPPIRRDESGQWRVNWRVMGTPEGFRALEPR from the coding sequence ATGCAGCAGCCCATAGCAAACAACCCACCTGCAGGCAAACCCAGCTTTGCGCGCTACCTTTGGCAAGCGTGGCTTCGCCCCACCGCTGAAGCGCTGCTGCTGGCCCTGCTCATCACCACCTTCGCGTTTACCGCAGTAGGCATAGTAGGCACCAGCGATCTGCCCAACCTCCATCCAGGCGAGCGGGTGGTAGTTCTCAAATACCAGACCTGGCTGCACCGCTTCGGCATCGGCAGCTTCAAACGGGGCGACTTGGTGGTGGTCAAGCCGCCCCTTACCGATCCCTACGCCATCCAACCCCTGCCGCTTTTGGGGCAGCTGGGCTTCAACTTCCGACCCTTTTTCATCAAGCGGATCGTCGCCCTGCCCGGAGATCGCATCCGCATGGAGCAGGGGGAGCTTTTCATCAACGGGGTAGCGGTGAATGAAAGCCACACCCTCCCGTATTGGCGATCCTTGGGACAACTGGATACTATCTCAGATCGGGCCAACTCCGACGCCTGGCCCTTCCGCCAGGGCCAAACGGGGGAGTACGTGGTCCCCCAGGGGATGTACTTCGTGATGGGGGATAATCGCTCCTACGGCGGCTCGGAGGACTCGAGGGCCTTCGGGCCGGTTGCACTCGACCAGATCGGTGGAAAGGCCAATTTCGTACTCTGGCCCCCCATCCGGCGCGACGAAAGTGGTCAGTGGCGGGTCAACTGGCGGGTAATGGGTACCCCGGAAGGATTCCGGGCGCTCGAGCCGCGGTGA
- a CDS encoding nitrilase-related carbon-nitrogen hydrolase — MKAALIHLATRETPVATLKAALPLIEQAAQEGAQLVLLPELFPSGYRYPDAAATPQVLEALQTSARQHQMVILAGVLEQAGERYANRVRILGPQGELGCYTKTHLIPAFGEPETMIPGQALVRLGLEGFQAGVAICFDLRFPELFRTYAVGGVTLFLVPSAWPMSRSYAWELFCKARAAENQAYLLAVNHAEEPFGAASLAVDPLGMELARLEVEGVRVVELDPTYPHRLRQEFPLFSQRRPDLYKL; from the coding sequence ATGAAAGCTGCCCTCATTCACCTCGCTACCCGAGAGACGCCTGTAGCTACCCTCAAAGCCGCCTTGCCCCTGATCGAGCAGGCCGCCCAGGAAGGGGCTCAACTGGTCCTTTTGCCCGAACTCTTCCCCAGCGGGTACCGCTACCCCGACGCCGCAGCGACGCCCCAGGTGCTCGAGGCCCTGCAAACCTCGGCCCGCCAGCACCAAATGGTAATCCTGGCCGGGGTGCTGGAGCAGGCCGGGGAGCGCTACGCCAACCGGGTGCGCATCCTCGGTCCGCAGGGCGAACTGGGCTGCTACACCAAAACCCACCTCATCCCGGCCTTTGGCGAGCCCGAGACCATGATCCCCGGCCAAGCGCTGGTGCGGCTAGGGCTCGAGGGTTTCCAAGCCGGGGTGGCGATCTGCTTCGACCTGCGCTTTCCCGAGCTGTTTCGCACCTACGCGGTGGGCGGGGTGACCCTCTTCCTCGTCCCCTCCGCCTGGCCCATGAGCCGCAGCTACGCCTGGGAACTTTTCTGCAAAGCCAGGGCTGCCGAGAACCAGGCCTACCTGCTCGCGGTCAACCACGCCGAGGAGCCCTTCGGGGCGGCCAGCCTGGCCGTTGACCCACTAGGGATGGAGCTGGCGCGGCTTGAGGTAGAAGGGGTTAGGGTGGTCGAACTGGACCCTACTTACCCTCACCGCCTGCGCCAGGAGTTCCCGCTCTTCTCCCAGCGCCGCCCGGATTTGTACAAGCTCTAG
- a CDS encoding protein kinase codes for MSVLLAVLLVGLSVALALRLAGTWVMLGGMALLLGVAWGLGAQPASWLPLAALGLAGVWGPRLTFSRAPTSRAPAGKNAKGPKNGKTRPTKTPTNPRATLSGLTNAPGGLEDKYEILEKVGIGGMATVYKARDRSGRMLALKIPQEKFVGDARFVRRFHREAEVLAHLDHPGIVKVFDHGNVGDTHYIAMEFLDGEGLDRLIEGRKLSIRSSVEIMQRVAEALQHIHAQGIIHRDIKPGNIMVLKGAIREDGRVDPRGVRLMDFGIAAGKVLTRLTITGARIGTPVYMSPEQAKGQRIDHKSDVYSLGVVFYEALTGQPPFQGGYEAVIHQQIFQMPTPPRQHNPEIPQALSDLVYRMLDKDPEKRPGLDQVIATLKGNWQEDQGLQAEYYLALAVEAKKGTLRLVEPSGVLARMWSGVGSGRGQFPSPPLSLAIDPQGRFWITLFEYGGSGVRLVHRFSAEGELEFSMGPYGMKPGEFLYPASIAAGGNDLYVLDSETSTISRFDLEGNLLGRFGGAGPGRGTFDAPKSLAVGRHFLYVLDYGNRQVQRLSLEGQYLSRYAFRKNRETQELRVLAGLGLGPEDQLYVYDADAQKIRQVAQDGQIVSSTPLQLLEGEDPNSIVEMAVRGDILYAARRGGTKIHRIRLSGEVLSPIDIYAPLRSLALWMNHAKHKN; via the coding sequence ATGAGCGTCCTGTTGGCGGTGCTGCTGGTGGGGCTCTCGGTGGCCCTGGCGTTGCGCTTGGCCGGCACTTGGGTGATGCTGGGGGGGATGGCCCTCCTGCTGGGGGTGGCCTGGGGGCTAGGGGCTCAGCCCGCGTCTTGGCTGCCGTTGGCGGCGCTAGGCCTGGCGGGGGTGTGGGGTCCGCGGCTGACGTTCTCCAGGGCCCCGACCTCTCGCGCCCCTGCGGGCAAGAACGCCAAAGGTCCCAAAAACGGCAAAACCCGGCCTACCAAAACCCCCACCAACCCTCGAGCCACCCTGAGCGGTCTGACCAATGCTCCGGGGGGCTTGGAAGATAAGTACGAAATCCTCGAAAAGGTGGGAATCGGTGGAATGGCCACCGTCTACAAGGCCCGCGACCGCTCTGGGCGGATGTTGGCCCTCAAAATTCCCCAGGAGAAGTTCGTGGGCGACGCGCGCTTTGTGCGTCGCTTCCACCGCGAGGCCGAGGTGCTGGCCCATCTCGATCATCCCGGTATCGTCAAGGTATTTGATCACGGCAACGTGGGCGATACCCACTACATCGCCATGGAGTTCCTGGACGGCGAGGGGCTGGACCGGCTGATCGAAGGCCGTAAGCTCAGCATTCGTTCGAGCGTGGAGATCATGCAACGGGTAGCGGAGGCGCTACAACATATCCACGCCCAGGGCATCATCCACCGCGACATCAAGCCGGGCAACATCATGGTGCTCAAAGGGGCCATCCGCGAGGATGGCCGGGTGGACCCCAGGGGGGTGCGCCTGATGGACTTCGGCATCGCCGCGGGAAAGGTGCTGACCCGGCTCACCATCACCGGGGCCCGCATCGGCACCCCGGTGTACATGAGCCCCGAGCAAGCCAAGGGCCAACGCATCGACCACAAGTCCGACGTCTACAGCCTGGGGGTGGTCTTCTACGAGGCCCTCACCGGGCAGCCCCCGTTTCAGGGAGGCTACGAGGCGGTGATCCACCAGCAGATTTTCCAGATGCCCACCCCACCCCGCCAGCACAACCCTGAGATCCCCCAGGCCCTCTCCGACCTGGTCTACCGGATGCTCGACAAAGACCCCGAGAAACGCCCCGGCTTAGACCAGGTGATCGCGACGCTCAAGGGCAACTGGCAGGAGGACCAGGGCTTGCAGGCCGAGTACTACCTGGCCCTCGCGGTGGAGGCCAAAAAGGGTACCCTGCGGCTGGTGGAGCCCAGCGGGGTGCTGGCCCGGATGTGGAGCGGGGTGGGCAGCGGGCGCGGCCAGTTCCCCTCGCCCCCCCTCTCGCTGGCGATAGATCCGCAGGGCCGCTTCTGGATCACCCTCTTCGAGTACGGCGGGAGCGGGGTACGGCTGGTGCACCGTTTTTCGGCGGAGGGGGAGCTCGAGTTCAGCATGGGCCCCTATGGCATGAAGCCGGGAGAGTTTTTGTATCCGGCCTCGATCGCAGCGGGGGGCAACGACCTCTACGTGCTCGACAGCGAAACCAGCACCATCAGCCGCTTCGACCTCGAGGGTAACCTGCTGGGCCGCTTCGGCGGGGCTGGGCCAGGCCGAGGCACCTTCGATGCCCCCAAAAGCTTGGCGGTAGGTCGCCACTTCCTCTACGTGCTCGACTACGGCAACCGCCAGGTGCAACGCCTCAGCCTGGAGGGCCAGTATCTTTCGCGCTATGCCTTCCGTAAAAACCGCGAGACCCAGGAGTTGCGGGTGCTCGCCGGCTTGGGGTTGGGCCCCGAGGATCAGCTCTACGTCTACGATGCCGACGCCCAGAAGATCCGCCAGGTAGCTCAAGATGGGCAGATCGTCAGCTCGACCCCGCTGCAACTTTTGGAGGGAGAAGACCCTAACAGCATCGTGGAGATGGCGGTTCGAGGAGACATCCTCTACGCCGCCCGACGGGGCGGTACCAAAATTCACCGGATACGGCTTTCCGGTGAGGTCCTGTCGCCGATAGACATCTACGCCCCGCTGCGCTCGCTCGCGCTTTGGATGAACCACGCCAAACACAAAAACTGA